The Leucothrix mucor DSM 2157 DNA window GTGGCGCTTCATCCAGCAAAATCACCCGAAAGATGCGGGTATTGTTTACTGCCTATCCCGCAAAAAAGTGGAATCCACCGCCGAATGGCTCAGTAATAAAGGCTGTATTGCGCTGCCATATCATGCGGGACTAAGCCCTGAATTACGCCAGCACACCCAAGCGCGCTTTCTGCGTGAAGAAGGTGTGATTATTGTCGCGACCATTGCCTTTGGAATGGGCATTGATAAACCAGATGTGCGCTTTGTCGCACACTTAAGTTTGCCCAAAAACATCGAAGCCTATTATCAGGAAACCGGACGTGCCGGACGCGATGGCACACCCGCCAATGCTTGGATGAGTTATGGCTTGCAGGATGTGATTACCCTGCGCCAAATGATGGAAGAAAGTACCGGCAGTGAAGATCATAAACGCGTTACCCAGCACAAGCTCGAAGCAATGTTGGCCTTGTGTGAGACGGTCAGCTGTCGGCGTCAGGCAATTCTTGGTTACTTTGGCGAGACCATGGATCAGCCTTGTGGTAACTGTGATAACTGCCTGAATCCGCCGGAAACTTGGGATGCGACTGTTGATGCGCAAAAAGCCTTATCAGCGGTTTATCGCTCCGGCCAAAGTTTTGGCGTGGCCTATGTCACGGATATTTTGCTGGGTAAAGAGGATGACCGTATTCAACGCAATGGCCATGACAAGTTAGCTGTATTTGGCTTAGGCAAGGACCACAGTATTCCGTATTGGCGTAGCCTGTTCCGTCAGATGATTGCGCAAGGTCATTTGCACATTAATATGGAACGTTATGGCGCATTACAGCTGACAGAAAAAGCGCGGCCTTTATTGCGTGGCGAAGTCAAACTACAGGCCCGCAAACTGGCGACGCCGGTACTGGCTAAATCGGGTAGTCGCTTAAAAGATCGTGCGATTTTAAGTCCGGAAGCCGAAACCTTATTGAGCGCGCTTAAAGTCTTGCGCATGACATTAGCCAAAGAGCAGGGTGTGCCGCCATACGTTATTTTCCATGACAAGACTTTGGAGGAGATGGCTGAGCGCCGGCCGCAAACCGAAACCGAATTCCGTTATATCAGTGGTGTAGGGGAGTCCAAGCTCGATCGTTACGGGCATGATTTCATCGAGCTGATTTGCAAGCACGCAGACGATAGTCCATCCGTTGCGCCTGACTCGCCGGATGCTACCTTGGCGATGTTAAAGCAGGGAATGAATGTTGAGCAAATTGCCAAACAACGCCAAATGGTTGCCGCAACGATTTATGAAGATTTAGCCGGTGCTATTCGTGCTGGTAAAATCTCAATTGAGCAGGCAACGGATTTAGATGAAGAAGATATTGAAGAAATTCGTGAAGCGGCCAGCAAGTTACCGAACCGTTCTGAGGGTGCTGTCAAAGAGCTTTACAACAAT harbors:
- the recQ gene encoding DNA helicase RecQ, with translation MSRALEILNTTFGYPQFRHNQAAIIDSVIAGEDAFVLMPTGGGKSLCYQIPALVRDGVGIVVSPLIALMQDQVDALTQLGVRAAFLNSTLSAEERQQVESALRRQELDFLYVAPERLCNDYTLQMLSQCTISLFAVDEAHCVSQWGHDFRPEYQQLSMLAERFPDIPRIALTATADQRTRQEIIAQLQLEQAGVFVNSFDRPNIRYELSDAQNSRDRLWRFIQQNHPKDAGIVYCLSRKKVESTAEWLSNKGCIALPYHAGLSPELRQHTQARFLREEGVIIVATIAFGMGIDKPDVRFVAHLSLPKNIEAYYQETGRAGRDGTPANAWMSYGLQDVITLRQMMEESTGSEDHKRVTQHKLEAMLALCETVSCRRQAILGYFGETMDQPCGNCDNCLNPPETWDATVDAQKALSAVYRSGQSFGVAYVTDILLGKEDDRIQRNGHDKLAVFGLGKDHSIPYWRSLFRQMIAQGHLHINMERYGALQLTEKARPLLRGEVKLQARKLATPVLAKSGSRLKDRAILSPEAETLLSALKVLRMTLAKEQGVPPYVIFHDKTLEEMAERRPQTETEFRYISGVGESKLDRYGHDFIELICKHADDSPSVAPDSPDATLAMLKQGMNVEQIAKQRQMVAATIYEDLAGAIRAGKISIEQATDLDEEDIEEIREAASKLPNRSEGAVKELYNNLGGTWSFGILRCVLAGI